A portion of the Apus apus isolate bApuApu2 chromosome 3, bApuApu2.pri.cur, whole genome shotgun sequence genome contains these proteins:
- the LOC127382371 gene encoding uncharacterized protein LOC127382371 isoform X5 has protein sequence MSGSTARKVQPFTISTKLSLPKCAADCPRDACPSIALASALDNHRGLRRSLNERISLYLAQARASPAAPEGQPRSPSPGDEAGTDEERLNRNSLVRSIKKITLSNWHGEAGAGNAGGHGDPARTGGERNHNNNNSRPGKAQFKVFLRKDVDAEDEQQEAGSLWTGGFCSLVDRGSPLNALAGPPPSLPWKESPKGKEPAAAPRCSGRSGVGVSPLLDPSPLVAQFNREMLQAEGWVRGKLRDLKDGCDLQDWEEVAQTLQRDMKDFENTLIKLNQMGEQLMWRVSPSADGVRRQLLALRDQWQLLKQTAASQNKALGGLRSLQDFNRKAEQLEAWIRHKEEKPSLAALLQESPDKIQLTRRILDLKQEEQQFQSLHEELNSLAQKLEKQGKSESRSISARRKHLNKTWLRLQGTLKEHHEALQLALEVASFLQQADTLLRAIHAKQKSICVLGKPGEGEPCRDRDVRDMASQVMMLDVTVSQLLSLQPSLAARLTPKHRDVKERWAQLQQALRTEKAPALVSSSLGSKAVAPSTEPQDDSSRGTVGKEAGDKRTRGPGSTVLKDVPGKTEEHGRGEKSSPGSPATGQPPHGWDSKSRRRRETEAEWGMRQAEAQTVCQHKESGGPGIPSHLLGDMKSLEVARKQREPLDPSSSARAVLLEGPEPGGPLGSPPVEAMLRELGELWEDLQRKHQENGAVLQEIDKALRLVGELDRAERWLQSVAGSLSEPATMRSPVELRRDLEETGQLERQLLLCGLKLQGLREEAAGESPAEHEGARKMQRKVEMVEEKLARVQATLQRRVADLRDSLVLSEFLQDLQEEEARSQQGPAAPGSRRCGSQGSFPLLSAQAGQPPSSEDMSRPLGELQEAVEMLNDVAKERERVMEVAAETESLERLVAEVSPRLEALRCRAEALARATAQAESGFTTVKSEKDLQGLQGLLSQQQEMEHVMSETLKGQLEELERAAAHLQELCPAQLCPVSQEVQRTLQAWAGLQELLRETRARVQQAGRLWHFFKDYLAMISWTEDTRAQIFSESPSGHGFPEAPCEELERRIEGKLKEFEALAAVGQELVSEEHYLSPTIKERLEELQSMLGWVLVRWRAQKHQRDPGSKQQERRDTESPVGTSPTSQEQRATGPRPQLESICSPAGFMPCSLQEPMQGLGRQVPVATASSPLPSPDSPLPSPLLGAPLEVERSWGEPRSLTPHSAEPPEEAAIWDPSETSTLLLPPRGPGGLGGTVNLILSISKKGEKKKNVQMVTSGEQPAEEVVRTLPATKPSSCKTFWKRCQGLLGNTWGSLKRKRKPPRQPVEEVQQVEARKTCDSKRPPAAARCPLAPSDGTLATSHTLPKTGAGSLFNSLQRRERARAEQARLLTLQGIMGASSLQPPPEEHHGPSNTWPQKCGRRKGGPGAAASGVGELLLYVRNPLVRDIDAECGAAPEGPRLPDSKATCPHLALGSVLSLELPRDVSVLGCHQGATVPRGEAEGQEQRQGRKVRPWKPRGTHGARWQEEVDVDKHSPQVPGDGMGTSPKSERGTWFEEVSFNPSYSSQRAYCARDECWSPQRPGSTSKELQDFRPSQPSHTGVLHGWVGQEEDKLTTRLGQDSSPSTIGRARHHEATRLELRPSPASIPSRAEAIPSRQQPTRSAQPGGPLASPAAPTQLSVFEWALGSLQPPSPVPDTREVCHPAHGQFEEEEEELQAIWDRVGEQQVPSPPASSHACRGQRSKGDSLPSPDATASGPLILLADNNVLVAKFTLPTAARLLHSPAGDKSPSVGHSGGGSPSKHGASPCMEELVTAASLDSPSAWDRRRQGEEEREGGKAYPSKAEFQMMEGTLERKHVLQTGGKKANCRAWGLFHAVLMRQTLCFYQDRRDSLKSSVVALPLNLSGAVCTLDTEYTKKTNCFRLQLRDGSEYLLRAPSQPLMNEWVSKLQQNSGFPEVDYFQAAAQRVEGTGGAGGFSKVPSPGSSHLQGHHQVTTAKSQEIVVLPRSNAPLPQPLSSKDGPADGTVAAAEDAHWAGHREQRWSPRGSPGLWDNSCQEDDYGLVANKRRSYSFTSATYQKITPVAAPKEPVEAGGSYSVTLYIGEQASAVPRARCHSFVARPGSPRGTLGEKTPGPSRPKNKSVFKKFFGKKE, from the exons ATGTCGGGCAGCACGGCGAGGAAGGTCCAGCCCTTCACAATCAGCACCAAGCTGTCGCTGCCCAAGTGTGCCGCCGACTGCCCCAGGGACGCCTGCCCCAGCATCGCGCTCGCCTCCGCTCTGGACAATCACCGCGGCCTCCGCCGCAGCCTCAACGAGCGCATCTCCCTCTACCTGGCCCAAGCCCgggccagccccgccgcccccgagggccagccccgcagccccagccccggcgATGAAGCGGGGACTGACGAGGAGCGGCTGAACCGCAACTCCCTCGTCCGCTCCATTAAGAAGATCACGCTGTCCAACTGGCACGGGGAAGCTGGCGCGGGAAACGCGGGGGGACACGGGGACCCTGCTCGGACCGGCGGCGAGAGgaaccacaacaacaacaacagcaggCCAGGGAAAGCTCAGTTCAAG GTCTTCCTTAGGAAGGATGTGGATGCAGAGGatgagcagcaggaggctggaagTCTGTGGACTGGTGGTTTCTGCTCTCTGGTGGACAGAGGATCTCCCCTCAATGCG TTGGCAGGACCCCCACCATCATTGCCCTGGAAAGAGAGCCCCAAGGGCAAGGAGCCCGCAGCGGCACCAAGATGCAGCGGGCGAAGTGGCGTGGGAGTGTCCCCCCTCCTTGACCCAAGCCCTCTGGTAGCCCAGTTCAACCgggagatgctgcag GCAGAGGGCTGGGTGCGAGGCAAGCTGCGGGACCTGAAGGATGGCTGTGACCTCCAGGACTGGGAGGAGGTGGCTCAGACCCTGCAACGGGACATGAAGGATTTTGAGAACACGCTGATAAAGCTCAATCAG ATGGGCGAGCAACTGATGTGGCGGGTGAGCCCCAGTGCCGATGGGGTGcggaggcagctgctggccctgcGGGACCAGTGGCAACTCCTGAAGCAGACAGCTGCCAGCCAGAACAAAGCCCTGGGGGGGCTGCGGAGCCTGCAGGACttcaacagaaaagcagagcagctggaggcaTGGATCAGGCACAAG GAGGAGAAGCCCTCGCTGGCAGCCCTCCTGCAGGAAAGCCCAGACAAGATCCAGCTCACTCGCCGCATCCTTGACTTGAAGCAG gaggagcagcagttCCAGAGTCTGCATGAGGAGCTGAACAGTCTGGCCCAGAAGCTGGAGAAACAAGGCAAAAGTGAGAGCAGGAGCATCTCAGCCCGGCGCAAGCACCTCAATAAAAC GTGGCTGCGGCTGCAGGGCACCCTGAAGGAGCACCATGAGGCTCTGCAGCTCGCTCTGGAGGTGGCCTCCTTTCTCCAGCAAGCAGATACCCTGCTCAGGGCCATCCATGCCAAG CAGAAGAGCATTTGTGTTCTGGGGAAGCCAGGGGAGGGTGAGCCATGCCGGGATCGAGATGTCAGGGACATGGCCAGCCAGGTGATG ATGCTGGATGTGACTGtgtcccagctcctcagcctgcagcccagcctggcagcacgACTCACCCCCAAGCACCGAGATGTCAAGGAGAGGtgggcacagctccagcaggcaCTGAG GACGGAAAAGGCTCCAGCGCTGGTGAGCAGTTCCCTGGGGAGCAAAGCTGTGGCTCCAAGCACGGAGCCCCAGGATGACAGCAGCCGTGGGACTGtggggaaggaagcaggagacAAACGGACAAGAGGCCCTGGGAGCACG GTGCTGAAGGATGTGCCGGGGAAGACAGAGGAGcatgggagaggggagaagagcagccctggctctccAGCAACGGGGCAGCCCCCTCATGGCTGGGACAGCAAAAG caggaggaggagagagacagaggcTGAGTGGGGAATGCGGCAGGCAGaggcccag ACTGTGTGCCAACACAAGGAGAGTGGGGGTCCTGGCATCCCCTCGCATCTACTGGGGGACATGAAGAGCCTGGAAGTAGCACGAAAGCAGCGGGAGCCCCTGGACCCCAGCTccagtgccagggctgtgctcttG GAGGGGCCAGAGCCAGGGGGGCCTCTGGGCAGCCCACCGGTGGAGGCCATGCTGCGGGAACTGGGGGAGCTGTGGGAGGACCTGCAGAGGAAGCACCAGGAGAATGGCGCTGTGCTACAGGAAATTGATAAG GCACTGAGGCTCGTGGGGGAGCTGGACCGGGCTGAGCGGTGGCTGCAGTCTGTGGCCGGGTCGCTCTCAGAGCCAGCCACCATGAGGAGCCCCGTGGAGCTGCGCCGGGACCTGGAGGAGACGGGACAGCTGGAGAGACAGCTCCTGCTGTGTGGCCTCAAGCTCCAGGGGCTGCGGGAGGAGGCAGCGGGCGAGTCACCTGCTGAGCATGAAGGGGCGAGGAAGATGCAAAGAAAGGTGGAGATGGTGGAGGAGAA GTTGGCACGTGTGCAGGCAACCCTGCAGCGCCGGGTAGCAGACCTGCGTGACTCCCTGGTGCTGTCTGAGTTCCTGCAGGACCTGCAAGAGGAGGAGGCACGGAGCCAGCAGGGACCTGCAGCA CCAGGGAGCAGGCGTTGTGGCTCACAGGGGTCTTTTCCCCTGCTCTCggcccaggctgggcagccGCCAAGCAGCGAGGACATGAGCCGGCCCTtgggagagctgcaggaagcCGTGGAAATGTTGAATGATGTGGCAAAGGAGCGGGAGCGGGTCATGGAGGTGGCTGCGGAGACAGAGAGCCTGGAGCGCCTG gTGGCAGAAGTGTCCCCACGCCTGGAGGCCCTTCGATGCAGAGCCGAGGCACTGGCTCGTGCCACTGCCCAAGCTGAGAGTGGCTTCACCACAGTGAAGAGTGAGAAGGatctccaggggctgcagggcttgctgagccagcagcaggagatggag CATGTGATGTCGGAGACCCTGaaggggcagctggaggagctggagagggcAGCTGCCCACTTGCAAGAACTCTGCcctgctcagctgtgccctgtcAGTCAGGAGGTGCAGAGGACGCTGcaggcctgggcagggctgcaggaactGCTGCGGGAGACCCGGGCCCGTGTACAGCAGGCGGGCCGGCTGTGGCACTTCTTCAAGGATTACTTGGCCATGAT CTCCTGGACAGAGGACACACGGGCTCAGATCTTCTCCGAGAGCCCAAGTGGCCATGGTTTTCCAGAGGCTCCATGTGAGGAACTGGAGAGGAGGATTGAAGGGAAGCTCAAGGAGTTTGAGGCACTGGCAGcagtggggcaggagctggtgtcTGAGGAGCACTACCTGAGCCCAACG ataAAGGAACGcttggaggagctgcagagcatgctgggctgggtgctggtgcGTTGGCGAGCCCAAAAGCACCAGCGGGACCCAGGGAGCAAGCAGCAGGAAAGACGGGACACAGAGAGTCCCGTGGGCACATCCCCCACCAGCCAA GAGCAGCGTGCCACAGGTCCTCGGCCCCAGCTGGAGAGCATCTGCAGCCCAGCGGGATTCAtgccctgctccctccaggAGCCCATGCAAGGACTGGGGCGGCAGGTGCCAGTGGCAACAGCCAGCTCTCCACTGCCATCACCTGACTCCCCACTGCCATCACCCCTCTTGGGTGCCCCATTGGAagtggagaggagctggggggagcCCAGAAGCTTGACACCTCACAGTGCAGAACCCCCCGAGGAGGCTGCCATCTGGGATCCCTCTGAGACCTCCACGCTGCTGCTGCCACCGAGGGGCCCCGGTGGGCTGGGGGGGACAGTCAACCTCATCCTCAGCATCAGCAAGAAGGGTGAGAAGAAGAAGAACGTGCAGATGGTGACCAGTGGTGAGCAGCCAGCAGAAGAGGTTGTCCGGACG ctccctgccacTAAACCCTCAAGCTGTAAAACCTTTTGGAAGCGTTGCCAGGGGCTTTTAGGAAACACTTGGGGTAGCTTAAAGCGAAAGAGAAAGCCACCTCGCCAGCCAGTGGAAGAG gtgcagcAGGTGGAGGCCAGGAAAACCTGTGACTCCAAGCGGCCGCCCGCTGCTGCCCGCTGCCCTCTGGCACCCAGTGACGGGACCCTAGCCACGTCCCACACGCTGCCCAAGACCGGGGCTGGCTCCCTCTTCAACAGCCTgcagcggcgggagcgggcgcGGGCCGAGCAGGCGCGGCTGCTGACCCTGCAGGGCATCATGGGcgccagctccctgcagcccccgccCGAGGAGCACCACGGCCCCAGCAACACGTGGCCGCAGAAGTGCGGCCGGAGGAAGGGGGGCCCGGGGGCAGCCGCCTCTGGAgttggggagctgctgctctacGTCAGGAACCCGCTGGTGCGGGACATCGACGCCGAGTGTGGGGCAGCCCCGGAGGGCCCCCGCCTCCCTGACTCAAAAGCCACGTGCCCCCACCTGGCCCTGGGCTCGGTGCTTAGCCTGGAGCTGCCCCGAGACGTGTCAGTCCTGGGGTGCCACCAAGGGGCCACGGTGCCACGGGGGGAGGCggaggggcaggagcagaggcagggcaggaaggtgaGGCCATGGAAGCCCAGGGGCACGCATGGGGCCAGATGGCAGGAGGAGGTGGATGTAGATAAGCACAGTCCTCAGGTGCCCGGTGATGGAATGGGGACATCCCCTAAGAGTGAACGAGGAACATGGTTTGAGGAGGTGAGCTTCAACCCCAGCTACAGCAGCCAAAGGGCGTACTGCGCCAGGGATGAGTGCTGGAGCCCGCAGCgccctggcagcaccagcaaaGAACTCCAGGACTTCAGGCCGAGCCAGCCATCCCACACCGGTGTGCTGCATGGGTGGGTTGGCCAGGAGGAGGACAAGCTGACCACCCGACTGGGCCAGGACAGCAGTCCCAGCACCATTGGCAGGGCCAGGCACCACGAAGCCACTCGGCTGGAGCTCAGGCCATCCCCTGCCAGCATCCCCAGCAGGGCAGAAGCCATCCCAAGCAGACAGCAGCCAACCCGCAGCGCCCAGCCTGGTGGGCCCCTGgcttcccctgctgcccccactCAGCTCTCGGTCTTCGAGTGGGCACTggggtccctgcagccccctaGCCCTGTGCCAGACACCAGGGAGGTGTGCCACCCTGCCCACGGgcagtttgaggaagaggaggaggagctgcaggctaTCTGGGATAGGGTAGGCGAGCAGCAGGTACCCAGCCCGCCAGCCAGCAGCCATGCCTGCCGTGGGCAGAGGAGCaagggggacagcctgcccagccctgaCGCCACTGCCAGCGGGCCTCTCATCCTCTTGGCAGACAATAACGTGCTGGTGGCCAAGTTCACTCTTCCCACCGCTGCCCGGCTcctccacagcccagcaggagaTAAGAGCCCCAGCGTGGGGCACAGCGGTGGTGGCAGCCCCAGCAAGCACGGGGCATCCCCCTGCATGGAAGAGCTGGTGACCGCAGCCTCCTTGGACAGCCCGAGTGCCTGGGATCGGCGGAGGCAAGgtgaagaggagagagaaggcggcaag GCCTATCCCAGTAAAGCAGAGTTTCAGATGATGGAGGGGACGCTGGAAAGGAAGCATGTGTTGCAAACAGGAGGGAAGAAG GCCAACTGCCGTGCCTGGGGCCTCTTCCATGCTGTGCTGATGAGGCAGACACTGTGCTTCTACCAGGACCGGAGGGACAGCCTCAAG agctctgtggtAGCCCTTCCACTAAACCTCTCTGGGGCAGTTTGCACCCTGGACACTGAGTACACCAAGAAGACCAACTGCTTCAGGCTACA GCTGCGGGATGGTTCTGAGTACCTCCTGAGGGCCCCCTCACAGCCCCTCATGAACGAATGGGTCTCCAAGCTGCAGCAAAACTCAG GTTTCCCTGAAGTGGATTActtccaggcagcagcacagcgTGTCGAGGGCACCGGCGGTGCTGGGGG TTTCAGCAAggtccccagccctggaagcTCCCACCTCCAGGGACATCATCAGGTCACAACTGCCAAGAGCCAGGAGATCGTGGTGCTACCCCGATCAAACGCCCCGCTGCCGCAGCCTCTGAGCAGCAAGGATGGCCCAGCCGATGGgactgtggctgcagcag AGGATGCTCATTGGGCCGGGCACAGGGAGCAGCGGTGGTCACCGAGGGGGTCCCCCGGGCTGTGGGACAACAGCTGCCAAGAAGATGACTACGGGCTGGTGGCCAACAAGAGGAGGTCCTACTCCTTCACCTCAG CCACCTACCAGAAGATCACCCCAGTGGCGGCACCCAAGGAGCCTGTGGAGGCTGGGGGCAGCTACTCGGTCACGCTGTACATCGGGGAGCAAGCCTCGGCTGTGCCACGGGCACGCTGCCACTCCTTTGTGGCCCGGCCAGGGAGCCCACGGGGCACGCTGGGGGAGAAGACCCCCGGCCCCTCTCGCCCCAAGAACAAATCAGTCTTCAAGAAGTTCTTCGGCAAGAAGGAGTGA